AGATATTAATTCTATAAGTAGCATTCTGGATAGGTTTAAAAACAATCCTAATACTGTAAAAAGAGGAGATATAGTTCCTGCTTATATGTTAGGTGCTTTTCACTATGGCAAAGAATTAGATTCGTACTTTAATGAAGTTGTTAATTATAAAGATTCAATCTCCAATGTTTTTTTAGATAGCGAACATTTCTTTGAAAAAATAATAGCAGATGTGAGTTCTTGTTTAAAAAAGCAAGGAATTTCTTTACGCCCTGCTAGATACAGAGGTATTAGCTCTAACCCTTGTGTTATTCGTTCTTGTTGGTCAGACTCACAAGGTAATATTATTTTAGCACATGAAGATGCGGCTCAGCTATATGAACCAGCACAACAGGGTTTTGAAATACAAAAATGTAGAAACTATCCTGTTTTAGGTGTTAATATTTGTCTTCAAGATGATACTGAAAGTGTGTTAAGGATTTGGGATTATAGACCAAGCGAGAAGGATCGTGCTGAACTAGGCTTAGAAAATAAGGGCTATCCTTACCCTTTTGATGTGTTAAAAGCATATGATTGCATAGAGCAAGAAATAAGAGCAGGCGATTTATATTTTTTCGATGCACGAAATGTACATGCAGTGACAAGTTCGCAGGGGCAATCAGGTTACAGAACCACGCTATCTTGCTTTATGTCATTTGTTGATGATACTACTGTTATTTATTGGACATAATTCAGATGGAACAATTAATGCAAAATACCCAATTTTTGATTCAATTAATCTTGAGTCTGGGCTATCTTTAAATAATATAACTATTTCCTATCAAACTTGGGGAGAGCTTAGCCCGTCAAAAGACAATGTTATTCTAATTTGCCACCATCTTACTGGAAATCAATATGCCGCAGATACTTCAGGGGAAACGCCTATAGAAGGTTGGTGGCGTGATGTCATAGGTCCGGGTAAGGTGATTGATACAACACGTTACTTTGTGATCTGTAGCAGTGTTCTTGGTGGTTGTGTGGGTTCAACGGGACCAATGTCATTTAGCCATGAAAAAAAGGCGGATTACAGGCTTGATTTTCCGGCAATTACTATCAGAGATATGGTGGTAGCTCAAGAGAAACTACTACGATCCTTGGGTGTTTCCAATATTTTAGCGGTGGTTGGACCATCATTAGGAGGAATGCAGGCGATTGAATGGGGGGTGATGTTCCCTGAATTTACGCGTCAAGTTATTTCTTTAGGAGCTCCATTTGTACAAACTCCATGGAGCATTGCATGGAATGAAATGGCTCGCTTGGCTATTATGGGTGATCCTGCATGGCAGAATGGTAACTATATTGAACAACCTAAAAATGGACTATCGTTGTCTAGATACCCATTTGTGCTATCTTGCACTCATCCTGATAAATGTAATAACTCTTTGAATAAATCAGTGGATAATATTAGTGCTAAGCTTCAGTTTGATCAATTTCCTGCTCAAAAATATTTGAAATATCACTGTGATAAATTTGATTATGATGCGAATAGTTTAATTTATTTAATCAATGCTGTTAATGGCCATGATATTACAAGGCGAAGAGAAAGTATCTGCGAAAAGATAAACAATTCTCAAGTCCAGTTTACTTTAATTGGAATAAG
This genomic stretch from Piscirickettsia litoralis harbors:
- a CDS encoding homoserine O-acetyltransferase family protein gives rise to the protein MILLLFIGHNSDGTINAKYPIFDSINLESGLSLNNITISYQTWGELSPSKDNVILICHHLTGNQYAADTSGETPIEGWWRDVIGPGKVIDTTRYFVICSSVLGGCVGSTGPMSFSHEKKADYRLDFPAITIRDMVVAQEKLLRSLGVSNILAVVGPSLGGMQAIEWGVMFPEFTRQVISLGAPFVQTPWSIAWNEMARLAIMGDPAWQNGNYIEQPKNGLSLSRYPFVLSCTHPDKCNNSLNKSVDNISAKLQFDQFPAQKYLKYHCDKFDYDANSLIYLINAVNGHDITRRRESICEKINNSQVQFTLIGISNDMIYFPKRFEKRSGLLS
- a CDS encoding 2OG-Fe(II)-dependent halogenase WelO5 family protein gives rise to the protein MNSCSYNFSIDKFYKFNSSEILQVLKGEKIAAIFKNIVDINSISSILDRFKNNPNTVKRGDIVPAYMLGAFHYGKELDSYFNEVVNYKDSISNVFLDSEHFFEKIIADVSSCLKKQGISLRPARYRGISSNPCVIRSCWSDSQGNIILAHEDAAQLYEPAQQGFEIQKCRNYPVLGVNICLQDDTESVLRIWDYRPSEKDRAELGLENKGYPYPFDVLKAYDCIEQEIRAGDLYFFDARNVHAVTSSQGQSGYRTTLSCFMSFVDDTTVIYWT